A single genomic interval of Juglans regia cultivar Chandler chromosome 1, Walnut 2.0, whole genome shotgun sequence harbors:
- the LOC108987942 gene encoding F-box protein At5g39250-like — translation MTYEEALKVVFPLLEGVDLASCMAVCKQWRDMAQDDYLWKCLCAKRWPSICKQPNPPTLTYYKLYQTFCRRQHRRTLLPPRLSFDDLEFFIDIWIDDRLIFSEVVPGPVLNSGIKTLPPGICNMLRFHLEGPEYKMTLPVEPRLTVPLSQTVSVSVLVGRKDTKKVARIINKSMFDYIDRTAYRALAFDYLDFSPVHPFISGIRAWMSLLFMEHGNEVIDVFGIEMDFCDAATSKEEVLWLLDMLDWK, via the coding sequence ATGACATATGAAGAGGCTTTGAAGGTTGTATTTCCCTTATTGGAGGGTGTAGACCTTGCCTCGTGCATGGCAGTATGTAAGCAGTGGAGAGACATGGCCCAAGATGATTACTTGTGGAAATGCCTATGTGCCAAGAGATGGCCTTCAATCTGCAAGCAGCCTAACCCCCCAACTTTAACGTACTACAAGCTGTATCAAACGTTTTGTAGACGCCAGCATCGTCGAACTCTTCTTCCCCCGAGGCTGTCCTTTGatgatttggaattttttattgacatttggattgacGATAGGTTGATATTTTCGGAAGTAGTCCCAGGCCCTGTATTAAATTCTGGGATCAAGACCCTTCCACCAGGAATTTGTAACATGCTCAGATTTCACCTGGAAGGCCCCGAGTACAAGATGACACTTCCTGTTGAGCCAAGACTCACCGTTCCTCTAAGCCAGACTGTCAGTGTTTCGGTGCTTGTGGGGCGCAAGGATACCAAGAAGGTTGCTCGCATCATTAATAAGTCCATGTTTGACTACATAGATCGGACAGCCTATAGGGCCTTGGCATTTGACTATTTAGACTTCTCTCCTGTCCACCCCTTCATTTCAGGTATCCGGGCATGGATGTCTTTGCTTTTCATGGAACATGGAAATGAAGTTATTGATGTTTTTGGGATTGAAATGGATTTCTGTGATGCTGCGACTTCCAAGGAAGAGGTTCTATGGTTATTAGACATGCTTGATTGGAAGTGA